The following are encoded in a window of Labrus bergylta chromosome 16, fLabBer1.1, whole genome shotgun sequence genomic DNA:
- the ciita gene encoding MHC class II transactivator isoform X2, with translation MFLASSTATGQAGTMMQELEQDPFLCPDLGELPDDLSEYLNEDCLKTIDPDVLFGDPWFNYADELNTFSDVGKPTDPPSPDGPQQRQEDKLTDKTNHRRKRQRVSRIQRRTDENTPSRPKRQRAAGRPKTKAVETESTVSQGSEPSSPKLASHSTTPQRVLHLQPSIRFITIPEAPRYHVVQTLSLSPPVIGLPISNTAATPTYVFVPATSPPCKRKLPPLSPVDGAVVPVQMSSSPPGSLSDTASKAMSSPVASPVTPSNESSYCNLSNCKEGSQLQSPPVLEIPETVREYIQEAKSHMNQTCQAMEEGLSLTSHYVDVKVSQREILCSGKNTNKSLDKEMVLIGNMDQRKSLMGCSQIFEGLNGNKCYILLLGNTGMGKTTLIRKLCLDWSRGCIPQFDFVFLLDGKALTLKEPNHSLQTLLLNSSSFAPSCMDPEAVYTQILAASKRVLIIFDGFDEVRDYETLLQTQEKDLMTSLQKDTNGQIYTIRQLYSAILQRVLLPGCTLLLSTRPRGTANQLLRRTDSLVEMYGFNPKDVETYLSRYFTDPALRESALDYLKKCSFLHLLCWNPGLCRLACLVLEQAKSLAELPRTLTGLCHQVLCQKLERDNGITHLKTEVQTEISVPSVEESQTHPSSSSHSRTKPRSQVRTRSRTQPARKATKQKKKEEVDGEDVSGVGRDANRREKRELLTQLSSLAWEGVKANSSILPAGRTISDKLRALGHRTGLFLSYHLRRRQVVSSEEREEKSRGEKKGEKMENRRRTESGGSVALDDLILFWANPFLQSYLAGVHLSLSRTVTDRIFQQNLPFQSGPKWRRRSHREELELAQRFTVGLLFNNRTELQRLHSYTDTASRDIVNSKQALLRTHLESLSHDDLSPAQVLEACHHVYEASFTCSDGNVDIASTTLVAHLAVNLPEVVTFHGVPLNPSDVFTVQNVLDRGRSEGRSFSLDLEDSVLQLSGLRALVALNNINTYRASIADVITLWEELEQSGEEELLQGSVSKFKIHPLRATQVCHIEHLAKLVNIHMQKKLSDSSSQSSSILSEGVPAVKELQKLDFELGPEMSSLALPKLWELLPGLQNLQHLDLENSKVGDKGAEKLADVLVSLCNLEILNLSQNCIGDQGVTKLLPTLRDLPKLHCLSLYSNVISDKGAESLAVILPHMRSLIELDVKYNKLTDVGAQSLGASLRNCKKMKTLRMWNQCIPYGVFEWLQQQDNRIEWH, from the exons ATGTTCCTCGCTTCTTCCACTGCGACAGGCCAGGCAG gtACCATGATGCAGGAATTGGAACAGGACCCGTTCCTCTGTCCTGATTTGGGAGAGCTTCCAG aTGATTTATCTGAATACCTAAATGAGGACTGCCTGAAGACGATCG ACCCAGATGTGCTCTTCGGCGATCCATGGTTCAACTATGCTGATGAACTAAATACCTTTA GTGACGTTGGAAAGCCAACAGACCCACCGAGCCCTGACGGACCccagcagagacaggaggacAAACTAACAGACAAAACTAATCAcaggagaaaaagacaaaggg TTTCAAGGATACAAAGGCGCACTGATGAAAACACGCCATCCAGGCCAAAAAGGCAAAGAGCAGCAG GTCGACCAAAAACCAAAGCGGTAGAGACTGAGTCAACTGTCAGCCAAG GATCAGAGCCCAGTTCTCCAAAGTTAGCCAGTCACTCCACCACTCCACAGAGAGTCCTCCATCTCCAACCTTCCATTCGCTTTATCACCATCCCAGAGGCTCCTAGGTACCATGTAGTTCAGACACTGAGTCTCTCACCTCCAGTTATAGGACTGCCTATCTCCAATACAGCTGCTACCCCAACTTACGTATTTG TTCCAGCTACTTCACCACCCTGCAAACGTAAATTGCCACCCCTCTCTCCAG TGGACGGTGCTGTAGTACCAGTCCAAATGAGCTCATCCCCACCAGGATCTCTGTCGGACACAGCAAGCAAAGCCATGTCTTCCCCTGTTGCTTCACCCGTCACTCCCAGCAATG AGTCTTCTTACTGCAACTTGTCTAACTGCAAGGAAGGAAGTCAACTACAATCACCTCCTGTCCTTGAAATTCCTG AGACTGTAAGAGAGTACATTCAGGAAGCCAAATCCCACATGAACCAAACCTGCCAGGCTATGGAAGAGGGCCTTAGCCTGACCTCCCATTATGTGGATGTGAAAGTGAGTCAGAGAGAGATTCTTTGTTctggaaaaaatacaaacaagtcCCTGGACAAGGAAATGGTCCTCATTGGAAACATGGATCAGAGAAAAAGCTTGATGGGTTGTAGTCAG ATCTTCGAAGGCTTAAATGGAAACAAATGCTACATATTGCTACTTGGCAATACTGGCATGGGAAAAACAACCCTGATCAGGAAACTGTGTCTTGACTGGTCCAGAGGCTGCATCCCACAGTTTGACTTTGTCTTCTTGTTAGATGGTAAAGCGCTAACTCTAAAGGAGCCCAACCATAGCCTTCAGACTCTCTTGTtgaactcctcctcctttgccCCTTCCTGCATGGACCCTGAGGCAGTGTACACCCAAATACTTGCTGCTTCTAAGAGAGTGCTCATCATATTTGATGGGTTTGATGAGGTGCGGGACTATGAAACTTTACTCCAGACTCAGGAAAAGGACTTGATGACATCATTGCAGAAAGACACCAATGGACAGATCTACACAATAAGACAGTTATACTCTGCCATCCTCCAGAGGGTTCTTCTTCCAGGCTGTACTCTTCTTCTTTCAACCCGACCAAGAGGCACCGCCAACCAGTTACTCAGACGAACGGACAGCCTTGTGGAGATGTATGGCTTCAACCCCAAAGATGTAGAGACATATTTGTCCCGGTACTTCACAGATCCTGCCCTAAGAGAATCTGCTTTGGACTacttaaaaaaatgcagctttCTGCATCTCCTCTGTTGGAACCCGGGACTATGCCGGTTGGCCTGCTTGGTTTTAGAACAGGCCAAAAGCTTGGCCGAACTACCCAGAACTTTAACTGGACTCTGCCATCAAGTGCTATGTCAGAAATTGGAAAGGGACAATGGGATCACTCATTTAAAGACTGAAGTTCAAACAGAAATATCTGTGCCATCGGTTGAAGAATCCCAAACACATCCTTCAAGTAGTTCCCACTCTAGGACAAAACCCAGATCACAAGTTCGCACTCGCTCTCGCACCCAACCAGCAAGAAAGgcaacaaaacagaagaaaaaggaggaagttGATGGAGAGGACGTGAGTGGTGTTGGAAGGGATGCTAatagaagagagaagagagagttgCTGACCCAGTTGAGTTCTTTAGCTTGGGAGGGGGTCAAAGCAAACTCTTCCATCCTCCCAGCAGGGCGGaccatatctgacaaactgagggcaTTAGGCCACAGGACTGGGCTCTTCCTCTCTTACCACCTGAGGAGGAGGCAAGTTGTCTCAagtgaggaaagagaggaaaaatcaagaggtgaaaaaaaaggggaaaagatggaaaacagaagaagaacagaaagTGGTGGCTCTGTTGCCCTTGACGATCTCATCCTGTTCTGGGCAAATCCTTTCCTGCAGAGTTACTTGGCAGGAGTTCATTTGTCTCTGTCAAG GACTGTAACGGACCGCATTTTTCAACAGAACCTCCCTTTCCAATCTGGTCCAAAGTGGCGTCGACGATCTCACAGAGAGGAGCTTGAGCTAGCGCAACGGTTTACAGTTGGGCTTCTGTTTAACAACCGGACAGAGCTACAGAGACTTCACTCATACACTGACACAGCTTCACGAGATATTGTGAACAGCAAGCAGGCTTTATTAAGAACACACCTTGAAAGCCTCTCTCATGATGACCTGAGCCCTGCCCAGGTGCTAGAAGCTTGTCACCATGTTTATGAAGCAAGTTTTACCTGTAGTGATGGTAACGTGGACATTGCCAGCACGACATTAGTTGCTCACCTTGCAGTGAATCTTCCAGAAGTGGTTACATTTCATGGAGTTCCACTCAACCCATCGGACGTGTTCACCGTGCAGAACGTTCTGGATAGGGGTAGATCTGAAGGGAGAAGTTTCTCTTTAGATCTGGAGGATTCTGTGTTACAGCTTTCTGGGCTGAGAGCTCTGGTGGCgctcaacaacatcaacacatacAG GGCAAGCATCGCTGATGTCATCACTTTATGGGAGGAGCTAGAGCAGAGTGGTGAGGAAGAGCTCCTACAAGGGTCAGTTTCCAAGTTCAAGATCCACCCTTTGCGAGCCACACAGGTGTGTCACATAGAGCACCTGGCTAAGCTGGTGAACATCCATATGCAAAAGAAGCTGTCAGACAG TTCCAGCCAATCATCTTCCATCTTATCAGAGGGAGTACCAGCTGTCAAAGAGCTACAAAAGCTGGATTTTGA GCTTGGCCCAGAAATGAGTTCCCTGGCTCTTCCCAAATTGTGGGAGCTCCTACCCGGTCTACAAAACCTACAGCATTTGga TCTAGAGAACAGCAAAGTAGGGGACAAAGGAGCGGAGAAACTGGCTGACGTTTTAGTCTCACTCTGTAACCTGGAGATACTCAA tcTGTCACAGAATTGTATAGGAGACCAAGGGGTGACCAAACTGCTACCAACCCTGAGAGATCTGCCTAAACTGCACTGTTTAAG TCTCTACAGTAATGTGATTTCCGACAAAGGGGCAGAGAGTTTAGCAGTCATCCTCCCACACATGAGGTCCCTCATAGAACTCGA CGTGAAGTATAACAAGCTAACAGATGTTGGAGCACAGAGTCTGGGTGCAAGTCTGAGgaactgtaaaaaaatgaaaactctgAG GATGTGGAACCAGTGTATTCCATATGGAGTTTTCGAGTGGCTCCAGCAGCAGGACAACAGGATCGAATGGCATTAG